In Bombina bombina isolate aBomBom1 chromosome 6, aBomBom1.pri, whole genome shotgun sequence, a single genomic region encodes these proteins:
- the TMEM213 gene encoding transmembrane protein 213: MKITVHLLLIVFSALVKLSTESTSENSTSSSSLPECPEQDICKLASFCCIESVDSFGWIAAAVGWSLLFLTLIIMCIGKVMALTPDEPKYLQA, translated from the exons ATGAAGATCACAGTGCACCTTCTCCTGATTGTCTTCTCAGCTCTTGTTAAGCTTTCTACAG aatctACATCAGAAAATTCAACATCATCTTCCTCCTTACCTGAATGCCCAG AGCAGGACATCTGCAAATTGGCCAGCTTCTGCTGCATAGAGTCTGTGGATTCCTTCGGATGGATCGCTGCCGCGGTTGGCTGGAGCTTGCTGTTTCTCACACTCATTATTATGTGCATAGGAAAAGTCATGGCCCTGACCCCAGATGAACCCAAATATTTACAGGCTTAA